ATTGCTGAGCTTGCCGACCGTCTTCACTGCACCCCGCGCCGAGTCCCATGCATTCTCAAGGCTCGGAGAGCGGGCCTCGCCCGCTGGTGTTTCCGTGGCGTATGTTCCCCGACGATTGACTTGGAGGCCGCCTGGGTTTGACCCGGCGGCCTTCTTTTCGCCCGCTGTCGTTGCCAATCAACACCCCCACCGGCTAAGTCAGCGCCGAATTCACAACGGGGTTGCCATGCGCCTGTCGCGCTTTTTTCTGCCGGTGCTCAAGGAAGTGCCCGCCGACGTCCAGATCGTCTCCCATCAACTCATGCTGCGCGCCGGCATGATCCGCCAGGAGGCGGCCGGTATCTACGCCTGGCTGCCGCTGGGCCTGCGGGTGTTGAAGAAGATCGAGCAGATCGTCCGCGAGGAAATGGACCGCGCCGGCGCCATCGAACTCTTGATGCCGACCCTGCAGCTCGCCGACCTGTGGAAGGAAAGCGGCCGCTACGAAGCTTACGGCGACGAGATGCTGCGCATCACCGACCGCCACGATCGCCAGCTGCTCTACGGGCCCACCGCCGAGGAGGTCGTCACCGACATCTTCCGGGCCTCGGTGAAGAGCTACAAGGACCTGCCGCTCAACCTCTACAACATCCAGTGGAAGTTCCGCGACGAGCGCCGCCCGCGCTTCGGCGTCATGCGCGGTCGCGAGTTCCTGATGAAGGACGCCTACAGCTTCGACCTCAACGAGGCCGATGCGCGGCGGTCCTACAACCGCATGTTCATCGCCTACCTCAACACCTTCGCCCGCATGGGCCTGAAGGCGGTGCCGATGAAGGCCGACACCGGCCCGATCGGCGGCGATCTCTCCCACGAGTTCATCGTCCTGGCCGACACCGGCGAGAGCCAGGTCTTCTGCCACAAGGACCTGGTCGAGATGGGCGCCCCCGGCCCCGACGTCGATTTCGACGGCGACCTGCAGCCGCTGGTCGACCAGCGCACGGCCCTCTACGCGGCCACCGAGGAGATGCACGACGAGGCGGCCTTCGGCGCCGTCCCCGCCGACAAGCAACTGTCGGCCCGCGGCATCGAGGTCGGCCATATCTTCTATTTCGGCGAGAAGTATTCCAAGCCGATGAAGGCCAACGTCGCCGGCCCGGACGGCGTCAGCGCCCCGGTCCACATGGGCAGCTACGGCGTCGGCGTCTCGCGCCTGCTGGGCGCCATCATCGAGGCCAGCCACGACGAGGGCGGCATCATCTGGCCGGACGCCGTCGCCCCCTACGACCTGGGCATCATCAACCTGAAGTCCGGCGACGCGGCCTGCGACGCCGCCTGCGAAAAGGCCTATGCGGCGGCCAGGGCGGCCGGCAAGGCGGTGCTCTACGACGACCGCGACGAGCGGGCCGGCGCGAAATTTGCAACGATGGACCTCATCGGCATCCCCCGGCAGATCGTCGTGGGCCCCAAGTCCATCGCGGAGGGCAATGTGGAAGTGAAGGTGCGCGCCACCGGCGAACGCTCGGTCGCCGCCCTCGACGCCGTGCTGGCGGAGCTCGCTTAAGGTGAGCAAAGCCGGGGGCAAGGCCGCGCCGTTCGGGATGTGGGAGCGCGCCGTCGCCGGCCGCTACCTGCGCGCCCGGCGCCAGGACGCGGGCGTCGCCCTGATCTCCATCCTCGCCTTCCTCGGCATCGGGGCCGCCGTGCTGGTGCTCATCGTGGTGATGAGCGTCATGAACGGCTTCCGCACCGAACTGCTCGACAAAATCCTCGGCTTCAATGGCCACGCCTATGTGGTCGGCCAGCTGCCCCTGTCCGATGGCCAGCGGGACGGCGTGGTGCAGCGCATCCGCAACCTGCCCGGCGT
The nucleotide sequence above comes from Caulobacter sp. NIBR1757. Encoded proteins:
- the proS gene encoding proline--tRNA ligase, which codes for MRLSRFFLPVLKEVPADVQIVSHQLMLRAGMIRQEAAGIYAWLPLGLRVLKKIEQIVREEMDRAGAIELLMPTLQLADLWKESGRYEAYGDEMLRITDRHDRQLLYGPTAEEVVTDIFRASVKSYKDLPLNLYNIQWKFRDERRPRFGVMRGREFLMKDAYSFDLNEADARRSYNRMFIAYLNTFARMGLKAVPMKADTGPIGGDLSHEFIVLADTGESQVFCHKDLVEMGAPGPDVDFDGDLQPLVDQRTALYAATEEMHDEAAFGAVPADKQLSARGIEVGHIFYFGEKYSKPMKANVAGPDGVSAPVHMGSYGVGVSRLLGAIIEASHDEGGIIWPDAVAPYDLGIINLKSGDAACDAACEKAYAAARAAGKAVLYDDRDERAGAKFATMDLIGIPRQIVVGPKSIAEGNVEVKVRATGERSVAALDAVLAELA